AGATGCTTCTTGATTCAGCATCTTACCATTATGAAAACCTACAGTTGCTATCTCAAACAGTTGGTATTAACGTAACGAAGCTTAAATACGGTTTCAAGCAACTTTATGGTGTAAGTATTTATCATTACTCTCTTCAATTACGGATAGAAAAAGCCAAACAACTTCTATTAAAAAATGAACTGAGTGTAAAGGCTATTTCGTTGGATTGTGGTTTCAGGAATTGCCAGCATTTTATAACGACGTTTAAGAAATGGACTGGTGTAACACCTGGAAAATACAAATCAAACATTACCTGATTTATTTGTTTCTTTTTAATCAAGTTGATTAATTGATAATATCATGTTTGTGATATACACTGCCTGTTCTTTTGTCTTGACACAAAAGAACCAAAAAGTCAAGCCGGAACATATTACCCCCATGTTCCGGCAACAGCCCTGATTAAGCTTTGGTAATACTGTGGTGAAGTACAGTTGTAGTTGCATAAACATCTTATGTGCGACAGCATGATTTATTACAGTCTTGTTGTGTGACCAAATTGAAACCAAGAATATCTTTTTTGAAACCTGATTTATTTGCAAGCGGAGAAATGATTGCGGAATTTTAAGTTGTGATGCAGGGGAATGATTCATCAAACATTTTACGTGATGAAAAACATTCCTGTAACTATTCATTGTTCGAGTTTGCTGATACTCCTGTTTACTTACACTGCCATCAGCAAATTAACTGACTACGAAAAATTTGTACGTGTACTTGATGAATCTCCCCTGATTCATAAGGGAGCAGACACGATTGCCTGGTTGCTACCAGTAACTGAGTTGATTGTAGTTCTGCTCCTGTTTTTTGAGCGAACCAGAAGGATGGGCTTGTATGCTTCACTTGCATTGCTTACTGTATTTACTATTTACATCGGATGTATGTTGTTGTTTGTTGCAGAGCTGCCCTGCAATTGTGGTGGTGTGCTGAATAAGATGAGCTGGCAACAACATTTGTTTTTTAATGCAGGGTTTCTTGTTATTAACGTGATTGGTATTGGAAGAACTCCTTTATATGAACTTCTAAATTTTCTGCGCAGACAGGGTATGCCGAAAACCTGAAAGAGAGTAGGCGTCATTATTAAATTTTAGTTTATGAAAAAGTATTTTTTAAGCATCAGTGCTGTTGTTATTGCAGTATTGCTTGTTGCCTTTACGCAACCAAAGAAAGCAATGTTTGACCCGATCTATTTCCAGTATTCGGAAGATGACATCAGTTTTAATAACCTGAAGGACCCTGCACATTGGCAACTGATCAGTTTGCCTGCAACAGGTTGTGATGAAGGAAGTATTCCATGTGTTGTAAAAATTGAAGGCCTTTCTGATTATGGTGGAAGCTATTCACCGGGTTATGTTGATGAAGTTGATTTTGCCCGTTATCTTGATCTGCAAGGTGAAACCAACGCACAGGCATATGTGACCGGTGTAAATATGGAAGCGAGCAAGGATTAATTGAAACAACTGAAAAAAAATAAAACCGGTTGCAGATACAGCCGGTTTTTTCTTGTGACATAGCCATTGCTTAGCGTGGATTCTGAACCATACCCGTTAGCTCAATTACTGTTTCAGGAATTGGTAATGCAAAACGGAGATCGTTCGGTGGTAAGAGGTATGTATTGCTACCGAGTATTCTTGTTAATGAAATGGATGCACCTTGTTTGTTCAAACGTTTTATATCGATCCAGCGAATGCTACGCATGAGTAATTCTTTGCGACGCTCTAACAGAATTTTTTCTACAGCTTCTTCTTTTGTTGCCGCTGTGTATGGAATGAAGGTTCCCGTTTTCCAACGTTTGATGAGTAATGTATTAAGTGTGTTCATTGCTTCCATTGCGTTGTTTTTTCTTGCTTCACACTCTGCTTTCATGAGATACAACTCATCTACTGCAAAGCCATTGAACAAATTAATTACTCCAGAGTAACTACCACGGAAACCATAGGTGCCATTGTTGTTGTTACGAAAGAAGATCGTTTTCCTTAAATCATTTGCATGGTAAGACCGATACAGATTTGAATCGATCTTCGCTCTCGAGTTATTTAATATTGAACCGGTTGCAGTATAGCAATCGTATAATACTTCAGGATTTGAAAAACGTGGATCAAATGGATAGGTTGTTGAAGCGTTGAGCTGGTTGTAATCTTTAATGTTGTTTTTTATTGAGAGTGCCCAATCGGAGTAATACAAACAACTATCATAATTACCCATGAATAAATAGGTTCGTGCAACCAAGGCCAATGCTGCCGGTTTGCATGGACGCAGCAAATGCAATGCTGTTTCCGGAAGTAATGCCGCTGCTTGTTTTGCATCTTTTAATACCTGCTCGTAAGATTGCTTGACTGATGAACGAACTGATGGCGAATTGAATTCAGGATCGAGACGCAGAGGCATTCCTAAATCGGTTGAAGCTGTTGCCTGATCATAAGCAGGTGACCAGATGGCCAGGCCCTGTAAGAATGAATTGGCTCTTATGAAGTATGCGTGACCCAAACATGCATTGCGTTGTTCCAAGGTACCGGCAGACAACGGAATGTTTGGCATTTCAGTTATAATAAGATTTGCCTTGTACACATTATCAAAGAGGTTTGACCAATCGTTGGTACCTGTTACAAAGAGAAAATCTTTTTCCCATGTGTATATGCGTTGATCGGGAATGGTTGTTAAGGCAGCCCAATCGGGTTGTGTGAGATAATAATCATCGGCGCTTTTTTCGGCAGCGCCGGGATTGAACTGGTTGACCCGTGCATAGCTGTCGAGCAGGCCTTGCAGATCCTGGACGGTGGAGGGTATAACGAGTTTTTGGTTTGATTTTTTATCCAAAAACTTTTTGCAGGAGAGTAATGCGGTGATGCATACTGCAAGGATGAATATGTATTTCATGAAATTTGGTTTAGTTGATTTAATGTTTTCATTTGTTTAAAGCAGGTTGATGATTTAAACATCGTAATTATTCTTTGTCACTTTTTTGCGGAAAAAAGTAACCAAAAAGCCGCCCGAAAAACCCCGCCTGCATCGGGCAGGGATTACGGCCCGTTTTCGGGATTGTACCCTGATGAAGCTTTTGTGCTACTGTCGCTTCGGCTGGAGAATTTGCATGTGCATATCATGTGTAGCAGGTTGATGAATTAATATTGGTTTGTGTGTTTGATACACTATTTGTTCTTTTGTCTTGACACAAAAGAACCAAAAAGTCAAGCAGGGAATTATTACCCCCAATTCCCTGCGATAGCCCTGATTTAGCTTTGGTACTACTGTCGCTTGGGCTGGAGAATTTGCATGCGCATATCATGTGTAGCATCGTGTTTTGTTTGTGACTTTTATTCTTTGTTGACCACACTAGAAATTTATGTTTAGGCCGAAGGCGATGGTTTGGGATGGTGGCAGTTCTGCATAGTCGGGATCGAGGTTGTGATTGTTGGCTTTCCAGATGATGGCGATGTTGTTCCATGTGCTGTAAAAGCGGATAGACGATACCGGTAGTTTTTTGATGAGTGCCTTATTGAGTTCGTAACTGCACTGGATATACTGGAGGCGAACGTGATCGCCTTTTGTTGCCAGTACTGCGGAGCTGGTATAAAACTGATCACGACCGGAAGCAACGGGGTATTGCATGGATGGAATATTTGTAAAGAGTTCATCGCCTGGTTTCATCCAACGCTTATCAAAATCGGCATGGCCTTTTAACTGGTTGTATAAAGAACCATAATCGATAGAGCGACGCATGAACCAGTACTTGAGTTTGTAGGTGATGCGAACAGAGAGCGAAAACGATTTGTATGAAACGGTGTTACCCATTGAACCAAAGAATAGCGGTGTTGCTGAACCAACGTGCAGCAAATCGTTTACTGTTAATGCAGGACCGTTGAGTTGGTTATAATCGGCAGATAGCTGACCCTGTAAGAAACCCTGCGGATCACCTGTTGCTGAGAGTCCGCCCCATTGGTATGCAAACAAGGAATGCAAGGGATAACCATTTAAAGCACGGCCGGAACTACCTGCATAAGAAGATGCCTGTTTTGTATTGGCATAGTATTCTGTGACCTTGCTTTTGGTTGTGTTGAAAATTAAACTGGTGGACCATTTTATTTTCCTGTTTATGTTGAGTGTGTTGATGGCAATATCCCAACCATGGTTGTTCATTTCACCCACATTCTTTACAATGAGTGTACCGATACCCAATGTTTGATCGACGGGAACAGATTGATAGAGATCGGTTGCCCGTTTGTGATAAAATTCAATGCTGCCATTGATGCGGTTTGCTGCCATTGCGAAATCGAGCCCGATGTTTAACTGGCCTATTTTTTCCCAACGGAGATCGGGGTTATAGAAATTATTTACCGATGTCATTTGTGTCAGGGTATATGGATTGATACCGGAATAGAGCAACGTGGTGGCAGCAGATTTTGACTGATCGAGGTTGCCACTGTAACCCCATGTTGCACGGAGTTTTAATTGTGATATGTAGTTGAGTTTATAAAATGATTCGGCAGCAATATCCCATGCAGCACCAATGGACCAAAGGGGATTCCATTTATCGTTGGTGTTTAAACCAAAGAGGTTGGATGCATCTTTTCGTGCGCTGAGTGAAACTGTGTACTTGTTGTTGTATGTATAAGCAGCGTTGGTATAGAATGAAAGAAAGCGGTGGTTGAATGAAGAGAAATCGCTACCACCGGGAATGAGCGCTGCAACGCCTGTAATAAAACGAGGGTACGGATTTACTAAATCAATATTGGATACGGTTAAGAGATCGGGTTTGTAGCCATAGATGCGGGTAGAGAATCCATCGGTTATCTTTTCGCTGAGCTGTGCCCCAGCAATGGCATTGATGTTGTGTTTGTTAAATTCTTTATTGATGTTGAGCTGGGCACGCAGGTCCTGCGCCAGCATATCATTTGACCTGGTGTTGAGTATTGCACCCAATGGAATTTTGTATGTAACCGCTCCTGCGCTGCGGTTGAGTTGCGTAAACGTATTGATGAGGTCTCTTGTGAAATAACTTTCCTGTGTTAAGATATTTTCTGATTCGGTTTGTTGCAACTCGTAGCGATAATTAAGACCGATGTTGAGCCAGGGAGTGAATTTATAACGAAGACCTGCCACTGCTGAAAGATCGTGCAGAGCTGATGTAATGTTATTGTGTTTGTAATCGGTTAAGGGATAGTAGTTCCAATCTAAGAGTTTGCCGGCACCGGCAGTATCGGTATAGAGCAAACGATAATCATCATAGAAGGGCAAGGCATTACCTGCATCATCAGCAAAGCGAGTATAAGGCGGGAGATTGCCAATGGAAGTATTGATTGAGCCCCATGCCGGACGGCCATTGTGATAGTTGCTTTTTGTATAGGCTGCACTTAATGAGAGTTCCAGTTTTTTTGAAGCACGGTATGTGTTTTCCCAACGGGTGGTGAGGCGTTTGTTTTGCGCATGGAGATTGTCTTTGTTATCATCGAGACCAATGGACAACGACCAGGCATAGTTTGGTGCGCCTCCTTTTAGTGAAAGCGAAATTTGTTTGTTGATGCCCTGTGTGTACATGTGTTGCAGGAATTCATTCCGCAGATCGTAATTGCGGAGCTGATCAATTTGCTGTTGTGCCTGTTGTTGTGTGATGGCACCCTTACGGGCAAGGAAGAGGATTTCAAAAACGGGGGTGAAGGGAGGACGAACCAAACTATTGGTATCGGAAAAACGAAACCGGTTTGCAAATAGCATTTGTTCCATGTCGATAAAACCTGATGTGCTGATGAGGGGCAGTTTTTCCAATGATGGTTTTGCCGTGAGCGACATGTTTGTATTGAGTTCGATCTTTAAGGGCTGGTTGAAGCGGCCTTTTTTTGTTGTGATAACAATGACGCCGTTGGAAGCTTTTGCACCCCAAATAGAAGCAGCAGCTGCATCTTTTAACACGGTAATGCTTTCGACATCATTTGGATTGAGGTTATCGATGCTGCCTTCGTAGGGAAAATTATCGACGACGATGAGCGGATCATTGACTGCTGAAAAACTGGTGACGCCACGGATAACGGGTTGCCTGTTTGAACTGATGCGCTGCGGTTGCGTGGTGTAACCGTTGGTGATATACTCTAATCGTTCGGTGATGCTTTTGCCTACCTGCTCGTTGTAGAGTTTGTTATCGATAAGGGTGAAGGAACCAGTAGCCCGCTCCTTTGGGATTTCCTGGAAGCCGGTGCTAACGATAACCTCTGCCAAGGCTGTAAATTTTCGTTTGAGCATGATGGTTAGTAAGCCCCGCTCGTTGTTTGGGACAGTTTCGGGATTGTAGCCGGTGGCTGTGACGAGCAGTGTATCGTTTACCCGTGCCAAAGAGATCATAAAGGAACCATCACTGGCTGTTACCAATGTTTGTGATGTGCGCTTAAGTGTAACGGATGCTGCAGGGATGGGTTGGCCTTCTTCGTTTATTACTGTGCCTTTGATGGTGATGGTTTGGCACATGGAGAAGAGAGGCAGAAAGCTGAGTAAGAAGAGAAGTTTTGGTTTCATGTTGTTAAAAGTTGATAGTTAATAGATCATGGTTGATGGTGAATCGGGAGACGGCAATCGTGAGTGGTCAGTGGTGAATGGTGAGGACCCCCTCCTGAGCTACGCCCGTTCCCTTGTTGGGAAGAGCGTGATTTGGGGAGAGGACCCCCTCTGTATCTCCCCCTGTAAGGGGAGAAAAGGCAGGCTTCGGAACAGGCATAGATAGTTTCGAGGGAGGATCGTGTTTTAATGGCAGATTACCCCCTCCAGCTCTCCCTTTAGGGGGAGAGCTTAGCTTTGTAGCACTGTCAATCTTCGTGGGGAGGGTGAGCTTTTTTCCTTTGAGGATTTTTTTGATGTTGGAAGCGGTGACATCATTCGAGCGGGTGATGGCGATGAGTTTGTTGTTGTATATCCACACATAATGCGGTATCTTATTATGGGGGAAGCTGTTTTTTAAGAGACTGTCGTTATAGATAATAGGAAAGCTGAACGACATGCCAGTGGCCTGTTTGCGACGGATGAAGAAGGCAGTGATCTTTTCCTTTGTATCACGGGTGCCATAACTGCTGACAAGACGGATGCTGATGCGATTGCCGAACTGTGTTTGCAGGCTATCGAGTTTTGGAAAGGCCTTTGCACAGGAGGTGCACCAGGTGGCAAAGAAATCGAGAATGATGAGCTGGTTTTTTTGTGCGGGGATGGCTGATGTAATACTATCAGGTAACTGAGTGCCGATGGCAGGCTGTGCCGGAGAAAATAAAGGCAGAAGGCCAAGGAAGAATAAAAGCTTTGATTTCATGATTGTGAGTTGTGAATGGTGAATTGTGAAAGAGTTCGTGAGTGGTGAGTCGTGAATCGTGAATGCTTCGACCCGTTCGCTGAACCCTTCGATCCTTCGGTTTCGCTCAGGACTGCTCAGGTTGGGCAAAGCAGTGGCAGGCAAAGAATGAAGAGTTTCATTTTTTGCAGAATGGTTTAGGTGTTTGCTGCCCTGCAGGAGCAAACGGGTGATTAAATAGCCGGGAAGTTTGTAAGTATGCTTATGCCGGAAAGGCGATAAGACGGGAAGGACTCATGCAGGCATGAGTTGGGTATTAGACAGGGTTTTTGGGTTTGCAGGCAAACTTGGTTTGCAGTAAGTAAAGTGCTTTGTGGGTGTACTGAACTTTCATGTGTTATGGTTTAACGCCGAAAGCCCCGCTGGTAAGAAAAGAAAACGCTACGGCGCAGACTCAACTTACCGTTC
The DNA window shown above is from Lacibacter sp. H375 and carries:
- a CDS encoding helix-turn-helix domain-containing protein, encoding MRKRHSIVLSELESEQLGQVKMLLDSASYHYENLQLLSQTVGINVTKLKYGFKQLYGVSIYHYSLQLRIEKAKQLLLKNELSVKAISLDCGFRNCQHFITTFKKWTGVTPGKYKSNIT
- a CDS encoding MauE/DoxX family redox-associated membrane protein; the encoded protein is MKNIPVTIHCSSLLILLFTYTAISKLTDYEKFVRVLDESPLIHKGADTIAWLLPVTELIVVLLLFFERTRRMGLYASLALLTVFTIYIGCMLLFVAELPCNCGGVLNKMSWQQHLFFNAGFLVINVIGIGRTPLYELLNFLRRQGMPKT
- a CDS encoding RagB/SusD family nutrient uptake outer membrane protein; its protein translation is MKYIFILAVCITALLSCKKFLDKKSNQKLVIPSTVQDLQGLLDSYARVNQFNPGAAEKSADDYYLTQPDWAALTTIPDQRIYTWEKDFLFVTGTNDWSNLFDNVYKANLIITEMPNIPLSAGTLEQRNACLGHAYFIRANSFLQGLAIWSPAYDQATASTDLGMPLRLDPEFNSPSVRSSVKQSYEQVLKDAKQAAALLPETALHLLRPCKPAALALVARTYLFMGNYDSCLYYSDWALSIKNNIKDYNQLNASTTYPFDPRFSNPEVLYDCYTATGSILNNSRAKIDSNLYRSYHANDLRKTIFFRNNNNGTYGFRGSYSGVINLFNGFAVDELYLMKAECEARKNNAMEAMNTLNTLLIKRWKTGTFIPYTAATKEEAVEKILLERRKELLMRSIRWIDIKRLNKQGASISLTRILGSNTYLLPPNDLRFALPIPETVIELTGMVQNPR
- a CDS encoding SusC/RagA family TonB-linked outer membrane protein; the protein is MKPKLLFLLSFLPLFSMCQTITIKGTVINEEGQPIPAASVTLKRTSQTLVTASDGSFMISLARVNDTLLVTATGYNPETVPNNERGLLTIMLKRKFTALAEVIVSTGFQEIPKERATGSFTLIDNKLYNEQVGKSITERLEYITNGYTTQPQRISSNRQPVIRGVTSFSAVNDPLIVVDNFPYEGSIDNLNPNDVESITVLKDAAAASIWGAKASNGVIVITTKKGRFNQPLKIELNTNMSLTAKPSLEKLPLISTSGFIDMEQMLFANRFRFSDTNSLVRPPFTPVFEILFLARKGAITQQQAQQQIDQLRNYDLRNEFLQHMYTQGINKQISLSLKGGAPNYAWSLSIGLDDNKDNLHAQNKRLTTRWENTYRASKKLELSLSAAYTKSNYHNGRPAWGSINTSIGNLPPYTRFADDAGNALPFYDDYRLLYTDTAGAGKLLDWNYYPLTDYKHNNITSALHDLSAVAGLRYKFTPWLNIGLNYRYELQQTESENILTQESYFTRDLINTFTQLNRSAGAVTYKIPLGAILNTRSNDMLAQDLRAQLNINKEFNKHNINAIAGAQLSEKITDGFSTRIYGYKPDLLTVSNIDLVNPYPRFITGVAALIPGGSDFSSFNHRFLSFYTNAAYTYNNKYTVSLSARKDASNLFGLNTNDKWNPLWSIGAAWDIAAESFYKLNYISQLKLRATWGYSGNLDQSKSAATTLLYSGINPYTLTQMTSVNNFYNPDLRWEKIGQLNIGLDFAMAANRINGSIEFYHKRATDLYQSVPVDQTLGIGTLIVKNVGEMNNHGWDIAINTLNINRKIKWSTSLIFNTTKSKVTEYYANTKQASSYAGSSGRALNGYPLHSLFAYQWGGLSATGDPQGFLQGQLSADYNQLNGPALTVNDLLHVGSATPLFFGSMGNTVSYKSFSLSVRITYKLKYWFMRRSIDYGSLYNQLKGHADFDKRWMKPGDELFTNIPSMQYPVASGRDQFYTSSAVLATKGDHVRLQYIQCSYELNKALIKKLPVSSIRFYSTWNNIAIIWKANNHNLDPDYAELPPSQTIAFGLNINF
- a CDS encoding TlpA family protein disulfide reductase, which encodes MKSKLLFFLGLLPLFSPAQPAIGTQLPDSITSAIPAQKNQLIILDFFATWCTSCAKAFPKLDSLQTQFGNRISIRLVSSYGTRDTKEKITAFFIRRKQATGMSFSFPIIYNDSLLKNSFPHNKIPHYVWIYNNKLIAITRSNDVTASNIKKILKGKKLTLPTKIDSATKLSSPPKGRAGGGNLPLKHDPPSKLSMPVPKPAFSPLTGGDTEGVLSPNHALPNKGTGVAQEGVLTIHH